A genomic segment from Polyangium mundeleinium encodes:
- a CDS encoding diacylglycerol/lipid kinase family protein has product MRFDVIANITARLYRRRPSLLDDVRRICAGVAEVHPTTQVAELDAVCARIAARGTDLVILSGGDGSFMAGVTALARAFGEASLPRLALLPGGTVATVARNFGMQGDPRRLLTRLLASRALASRRRATLRVREAREGAETTRIGFIFGTGLVARFFDLYYADGARGYGGAARIAGRIFVESFVDGPYAQQVLTPMPCTIEVDGHRLTSDRWSLVCASVVRDLGLGMRVNHRAGEDLDSPHLVASPLPPRSLGPRAPLVLLGKPIGGAGAFDDLTRSFVVRFSPEGPYVLDGDVLRASEVTVSAGPPIDVVTL; this is encoded by the coding sequence ATGCGTTTCGACGTCATCGCCAACATCACGGCTCGCCTCTACCGCCGACGGCCCTCGCTCCTCGACGACGTGAGGCGCATCTGCGCGGGCGTCGCCGAGGTTCATCCCACCACGCAGGTCGCCGAGCTCGACGCCGTCTGCGCGCGGATCGCGGCGCGTGGCACGGACCTCGTGATCCTCTCCGGCGGGGACGGCAGCTTCATGGCCGGCGTCACGGCGCTCGCGCGGGCCTTCGGCGAGGCCTCGCTCCCGCGCCTCGCGCTCCTGCCCGGCGGCACCGTCGCCACCGTCGCGCGGAACTTCGGCATGCAGGGGGATCCCAGGCGGCTGCTCACGCGGCTCCTCGCCTCCCGCGCGCTCGCCTCGCGACGCAGGGCCACGCTGCGCGTGCGCGAGGCGCGCGAGGGCGCGGAGACGACGCGCATCGGCTTCATCTTCGGCACCGGCCTCGTCGCGCGGTTCTTCGACCTCTACTACGCGGATGGCGCGCGCGGGTACGGCGGTGCGGCACGGATCGCCGGCCGGATCTTCGTCGAGTCGTTCGTCGATGGTCCGTATGCACAGCAAGTGCTCACGCCCATGCCGTGCACGATCGAGGTCGACGGGCATCGCCTCACCTCCGATCGCTGGTCGCTCGTGTGCGCCTCCGTCGTGCGTGACCTCGGCCTCGGCATGCGCGTCAACCACCGCGCGGGCGAAGACCTCGATAGCCCGCACCTCGTCGCGAGCCCTCTGCCTCCTCGCTCGCTCGGCCCGCGCGCGCCGCTCGTCCTTCTCGGCAAGCCGATCGGCGGCGCAGGCGCTTTTGATGATCTCACGCGCTCGTTCGTCGTGCGTTTCTCGCCCGAAGGGCCCTACGTGCTCGACGGCGACGTGCTGCGCGCCTCGGAGGTCACGGTCTCCGCGGGCCCGCCCATCGACGTCGTCACGCTCTGA